The Mytilus trossulus isolate FHL-02 chromosome 13, PNRI_Mtr1.1.1.hap1, whole genome shotgun sequence genome has a segment encoding these proteins:
- the LOC134694472 gene encoding uncharacterized protein LOC134694472, whose translation MTHSCYFSLEEILVSRSLLKEGKLTKQNKLDDTTPTSQDIPVDAQIISLPESSRNLRRESKDTLNSDTTRKWSEHDAFRQNSSNDGDRINDKPIDDSDGSEARSSLTGEMHIHTVTKPGVVRKLKNMFGVSKQVKEVKVSISKEKLLEMSSKVGKKQLHNKQIAPIIIWDFGGQDVFYSTHQTFLTYRAIYLVVLDGSRKLDDPCLYEQYLPGKGQHKTARDYLLFWINTIVTYCKGSNQGFPKIMVVLTHKDQVKAHDVEERRHEIFAEIYKMFQQTPLEQHLVIEDQIFVNAKDKNDTEMGKIKEVIMSESERQPTWGELLPKCFIPLELEFASLIRRKITLITLEHLNKINALQPIRPLSKDELKVFLKFQHSIGKLLYFDEPKLDDRIILSPTLLIDAFKSIVTDKQFCKGDRKREEMWDAMGTKGVVSKYAIDDVWKRKKYAKFNKDKDYLLTVMTHLDILVEPKRYDTSRMRIPADFYYVASMVQGSDDSEYLHSVDITQRNIAIAFQSTSLMIPPALSFRFISYCLSVWSVKRYRETNMEMLFHRSGVFTIDPSLDMYILCEDDKISVRLVHARTNALIMRDLASSINECLTSALEKISQLYIRTSSDQSDNSDASFVTRICCNSPDKPCILPFENLANVDKIWICPAHGIEHPLHTINSWIPEKEEDGCEPGCPVTNEEFLKELPTDLHLRRLSVLYSSNAVRELAIHLGLSVTDVDNTVNTGDPKLWNFEVFRQCRDSHAVTFEDIKRAITAAGKGHIHTLCKLVKGDFIGYDREPEKWDVVPTEEHIDRLVPLVGNKSLPFLIELCMDFHTWERISHKQNERDLVRLNKDILEEWSNKFCRMHSLKPTLRTIAQSFSNIGKNVKIVENALLDLF comes from the exons ATGACTCATTCATGTT ATTTCTCCTTAGAAGAAATACTCGTTAGTAGATCCCTTTTGAAAGAAGGAAAATTAACGAAACAAAACAAGTTAGATGATACAACACCAACCAGTCAAGATATACCAGTCGACGCACAGATAATATCATTGCCGGAAAGCAGTAGAAACCTAAGACGTGAATCAAAGGACACATTGAATTCCGACACAACACGAAAATGGTCAGAACATGATG cttttagacaaaattcatCGAATGACGGAGACCGTATCAATGACAAACCAATTGATGACTCAGACGGTTCTGAAGCGAGGTCAAGTCTTACTGGTGAGATGCATATTCACACTGTTACTAAACCTGGAGTTGTCAGAAAGCTGAAAAATATGTTCGGGGTTTCAAAACAAGTCAAAGAAGTCAAAGTGTCAATCTCAAAAGAAAAGCTTTTAGAAATGTCTTCTAAAGTTGGGAAAAAGCAGTTGCACAACAAACAGATAGCACCAATAATTATCTGGGATTTTGGAGGCCAGGATGTTTTCTATTCAACTCATCAGACATTTCTGACATACAGAGCTATTTACTTGGTAGTATTAGATGGAAGTAGAAAACTAGATGATCCCTGTCTGTATGAACAGTATCTTCCAGGAAAGGGTCAACATAAAACAGCAAGAg ATTATCTACTATTCTGGATCAACACCATTGTTACATACTGCAAGGGAAGCAATCAGGGATTTCCTAAAATTATGGTGGTTTTAACGCACAAAGATCAGGTTAAAGCT caTGATGTTGAAGAAAGacgacatgaaatatttgcagaAATCTACAAGATGTTTCAACAAACCCCATTAGAGCAGCATTTGGTGATTGAGGATCAGATATTTGTCAACGCTAAAGATAAAAATGACACAGAGATGGGGAAGATAAAGGAAGTTATCATGAGTGAATCAGAGAGACAACCAACATGGGGTGAACTACTTCCAAAATGCTTCATCCCTTTAGAGTTAGAATTTGCATCGCTAATAAGACGCAAAATTACCTTGATAACCCTAGAGCATCTAAACAAAATAAACGCATTGCAGCCTATAAGACCGTTGTCAAAAGATGAGTTGAAGgtttttctgaaatttcaaCACTCAATTGGCAAGTTACTGTACTTTGATGAACCTAAATTGGACGACCGTATTATTTTGTCTCCAACCCTTCTCATTGATGCCTTTAAATCAATTGTTACAGACAAACAATTTTGCAAAGGAGACAGAAAAAGAGAAGAAATGTGGGATGCAATGGGAACGAAAGGCGTGGTATCAAAATATGCAATAGACGACGTTtggaaaagaaagaaatatgcAAAATTCAACAAGGACAAAGATTATCTGTTAACTGTTATGACCCATCTGGACATATTGGTAGAACCAAAGAGATACGATACTAGCCGAATGCGTATACCTGCAGACTTTTACTATGTTGCAAGTATGGTACAAGGTAGTGATGATTCTGAATACCTCCATTCAGTCGACATCACACAGCGAAATATCGCCATAGCTTTTCAATCGACATCATTGATGATACCCCCTGCATTATCCTTCCGATTTATAAGTTACTGCTTATCTGTCTGGTCAGTGAAGAGATACAGAGAGACTAATATGGAAATGCTGTTCCACAGGTCAGGAGTATTCACAATTGATCCTTCCTTGGATATGTATATACTTTGCGAAGATGACAAGATTTCTGTCCGTCTTGTTCATGCCAGAACAAACGCACTCATAATGAGGGATCTTGCTTCCAGTATCAATGAATGTTTAACATCTGCCTTGGAAAAAATAAGTCAGCTGTATATAAGAACCAGCAGTGATCAGAGTGACAACAGTGACGCATCCTTTGTGACCAGGATATGTTGTAACTCACCAGATAAACCATGCATCTTACCATTCGAAAATCTTGCAAATGTCGACAAAATCTGGATATGTCCTGCTCATGGCATTGAACACCCATTACACACTATCAACTCGTGGATACCAGAAAAG GAGGAGGACGGATGCGAGCCGGGGTGTCCAG TTACAAATGAAGAATTTTTGAAAGAGTTACCGACAGATCTACACTTGCGTCGGTTGTCAGTACTGTATAGCAGTAATGCCGTCAGAGAACTGGCAATACATTTAGGATTGTCGGTAACAGACGTAGATAACACAGTTAATACAGGGGATCCAAAACTATGGAACTTTGAAGTTTTTCGACAATGCAGAGATAGCCATGCGGTGACATTTGAAGATATCAAAAGAGCAATAACAGCAGCTGGAAAGGGACACATCCACACACTTTGCAAG CTTGTGAAAGGTGATTTCATTGGTTATG ACAGGGAGCCGGAGAAGTGGGATGTAGTACCTACAGAGGAACACATTGACAGACTGGTTCCATTGGTTGGAAATAAATCTCTCCCATTCCTGATCGAACTTTGCATGGATTTCCATACCTGGGAGCGGATAAGCCACAAGCAAAATGAACGAGATTTGGTTAGACTGAACAAAGATATATTAGAAGAATGGAGTAACAAGTTTTGTCGGATGCACAGTCTAAAACCAACTTTGAGGACCATTGCTCAGTCATTTAGTAACATAggcaaaaatgttaaaattgtggAAAATGCGTTACTAGATTTGTTTTGA